A genomic window from Mustela erminea isolate mMusErm1 chromosome 16, mMusErm1.Pri, whole genome shotgun sequence includes:
- the LOC116575313 gene encoding uncharacterized protein LOC116575313, producing the protein MGPRRTRAACGSGHAVSRVTALGMAGSRRSGLGAEARALALQGIRADPRTRTRAGGILLQGGGAGDLRGLAPRGAVQGGNPGQGGGPRTRCSHAARRLSAHMGSGSQMSPWRGRCLGLGLSIPRALDGRWGPASGPRFSLRCCDPLHMPQALWPRRPPCHTTGCTAWSPMAVARGDDDWAGPLAALFTPPRMSYLTRATSPLIPMTKASLVLKSKPKNSAWFYMLSKSEPIVTASRKPSQSLSDLLTGSFVALSLVRAASEPLSTMSSSLCWFMSVNVYVYVRTRICGVCVCARVRTRQCLPDLLSQPGMLSPTGPVLGPWSGRYPALSFPGTPGVPEPAAGGALTMGRAGGRAQDLAAVPSSVSPARLQAGLQPPESGEWSKIAAERTHSVAHEGCLCAPPPV; encoded by the exons ATGGGGCCCAGGAGGACCCGGGCTGCTTGTGGCTCTGGGCATGCCGTCAGCAGGGTCACCGCCCTCGGAATGGCGGGCTCCCGCAGGTCAGGCCTGGGTGCCGAGGCTCGGGCTCTTGCCCTCCAGGGCATCAGGGCAGATCCCCGAACCAGGACCAGGGCAGGAGGGATACTACTGCAGGGTGGGGGCGCGGGAGATCTCCGTGGCCTTGCTCCCAGAGGCGCTGTGCAGGGGGGGAACCCTGGACAGGGCGGGGGGCCCAGGACACGCTGCTCACACGCGGCTCGCCGTCTGAGCGCCCACATGGGGTCTGGGTCTCAAATGTCCCCTTGGCGTGGCAGGTGCCTCGGGCTGGGTCTGAGCATTCCCAGAGCACTGGACGGGCGCTGGGGCCCTGCTTCCGGGCCCCGCTTCTCCTTGAGGTGCTGTGACCCCCTGCACATGCCACAGGCCCTCTGGCCCCGGCGCCCTCCTTGTCACACCACGGGCTGCACCGCGTGGAGCCCGATGGCAGTGGCACGTGGTGACGACGACTGGGCCGGACCTCTGGCCGCTCTGTTCACCCCACCACGAATGTCCTATCTGACCCGTGCCACGTCACCCCTGATTCCAATGACAAAGGCCTCTCTGGTCTTAAAATCGAAGCCCAAAAACTCAGCATGGTTTTACATGTTGTCTAAATCTGAGCCCATTGTCAccgcctccaggaagccttcccagtcTCTTAGCGATTTGTTAACTGGATCGTTTGTGGCCTTGTCCCTCGTACGTGCTGCCTCAGAGCCCCTGAGCACGatgtcttcctctctgtgttGGTTTATGAGCGTGAACGTGTATGTATATGTGCGCACACGcatttgtggggtgtgtgtgtgtgcgcgcgtgcgcacgcGTCAGTGCCTTCCTGATCTTCTGTCCCAGCCAGGCATGCTCTCGCCCACTGGGCCTGTGCTGGGCCCGTGGAGTGGACGATACCCAGCGCTCAGCTTTCCCGGCACCCCAGGTGTTCCGGAGCCAGCGGCCGGAGGAGCCCTGACGATGGGGAGAGCTGGTGGCCGAGCACAG GACCTGGCTgctgtcccttcctctgtctccccgGCCAGGCTCCAGGCTGGCCTCCAGCCCCCCGAGAGTGGGGAATGGTCCAAGATTGCTGCGGAGCGGACGCACAGCGTGGCGCATGAAGGTTGTCTGTGCGCCCCGCCTCCTGTCTGA